Within Pygocentrus nattereri isolate fPygNat1 chromosome 17, fPygNat1.pri, whole genome shotgun sequence, the genomic segment TTCACCTAGTTTTGAGTTCTCGCAATCATCGCGATTTATTTTAATCGGGAGAGCAGTCCAAAGCACAACTGAGGTTATGAAATGACATGTGCAGCTTTAAAACATCCCAGACCAATAATCACATTGTCATTATGAGCTAAAACCAAAGTTGGCTTTGCAAGCAAAGGCACGGGTATAAAAAATCTCTTAATTGGCATGATTGGCTGAAGTGTTGCAGCACTTCACCAAGAAACAAAACTAGCTGCAAACATGGCAGTTATCATCTCTAATCTATGtgttaaaattgaaatatttacagCTAAGCAGCAGgtcaaattagcaaaaatgaaaataaacttgTTGTGTATTATACTAGATACCATGTGTCATTTTATTGTATGACCATAACACTGTGTCTAAGACttacaaaagaaaacatatgaTAAATACAAGAACTTTaataaaagtcaaataaaaaagtagtttatatatatatatatatatatatatatatatatatatatatatatatatatatatagagagagagagagagagagagagagagagagagagactgtatgTGGACCTAATAAAAAGAAAGGGgtaaaactttcttttttttctttaattacattttgtttatcaggTGGAAGAAATTATACATCATCATAGGTTAATTCATTATTGTCTTCACAGATTCACAGATATTCATATGCCAGGCGCTAAATacttgaaaaaaagagaaaaaagtaaagttCAGGTACAGCAGATGTAAGTTTTCAAATTTCCAAGGTCTGAAACCTGGCTGTTTAGCAGTGGAAACCTTGACTTTCTTTCTTATGCTGTGCAATGCCAGACCTTGAATACtctgaaaaaaggaaatcaTCTAATTAAGATGTAATTCTAGTAATTCTAGAATCAATTTCAGTTTTGTTGCACTGCTTTGAGTCTGTGGTTGTACATTTTCACTAATTGCCGTCGTATCTGGGTCATTTTTAACCCATATATGATGGGGTTTAGAAGAGGAGGCACAACAAGAAACTCTATTCCCAGGATGTTGCGCAGAGCTTGCAATTCCTGACCTTTGCCATAGCGCGCACACATAAGATCTAATAACAGAGAAATGGTGAAGTTCATGAGGGTGATTAAATGAGGAATGCAAGTCTGCATGAATTTAACTCGCTCCGTCTTGGACTTCATAGATGCTCTGACGATGCGAATATATGAAATAATGATCAACACAGCTTGAAAAACATGAGTAAATATTACAATGTATCCATAAACATTGTTCACAGTGACATCTGTGCAGGAAAGCTTAACAACATCCCAGTTAAAGCAGTAAAGCTTGTCAATGTCATTACCACATAAGCGTAGCTGGCTTGTTAGTGCAGTCCCAACAGATATTTCTAGTATGGAGAAGAACCAGATAAAAACCAGCAAATTTACCACCTTCTGGTGTGTCATAATGTTGTGATATTCCAAAGGCTTACAAATGGCTACATATCGGTCATATGCCATAGCTGTTAAACATGTAAGTTCACAGAAAATATAACAGTAAATGATGTATATTTGTATCAGACACCCTGTATATGAAATAACATGAGAGTCTGAAAAAAGATCAGCAAGAATCTTTGGATAGAAAGCAGAAGCACCACATATTCCATTCACATACAAATTGCAGATAAACAGATACATGGGCTCATGAAGTGTTTTGCTCAgaataattgtaataattaatgtaaaatttacaaacagcGTCACAATATAGATAACAAGGCCAAATGCaaagtaaatgtgtttgtttgtctttgagTCATTCAGTCCATgaagcacaaacacaaactctttGGAGAAATTTTCCATCACTTCTCAGtacattttgatataaaaacaggaaaaaatctttaaaatggtCACCCTCACTAAACCAAACTAAATCAAAATACCAGAATGGTTCATAACcttcttttgtgtgtgttccCTTACTGGCTTAAAATGTTCACAATCAGCTATTTAGCAACTAAGCAAACATGTTGAACATCCTTTAGCCAGTGACTCTATGCCTGGcttttttacatatatacagaTATTGGAAGACctacatttgatgtttttaaatgagaaaCTGGGGAAAACTCCCTAAAGGCACAGTATCCTGAGCACAGTTTCCTGAGCAACTCACCAagtgactttacatctacaataATACAACTTCTATTAGTTACAAGGTCTTCTTAGTAGTGTCTTAATTATAGTCTTCTTAGTAGTGTCTACACTCACAAGCAGACatatagaacattttcatggtgaaattttatattattaagaaTAAGTTTAACTTTGTTTAATTATCATTTTAAAGAAGTAAATCAAAAGGGGACTTTTGCACAAAttttcatacatatttataGATGCACAATATACCATACATACATGATACTGTGTATTtattaagataacaaatgattcTTTTTTCcttaatcaatattttaattGCAAATGTACATACTCAATTGCTCTAACACTTTTCACTACTaagatatgttttttttgtgtctgGAACAACAACATTGTAATGATTTTGGTAGATCCACCTTCCCTGATAGTAAGAGGATAGTACATTTTGTTCAGCATTTTCTGGGAGTGCCATCTGCGGTTAATCAGCGTATTAGAGAAAATTCCACGTATCATCACcagtttactgtttttttcttccctcctttctttagttatactttgtacATTAttttagtaaatcattttaatgcagcacagtgtcagcaacaacatttactataaaatcattttatatcaggtcgaatcattgttgttttttccttcacttgtttgtaatatttgtctaggcatattttctaaaataaaagtgtctgtgcatttaaaatctgtttgaggagatttaAAGCTAATTAAAGTTTGCATGCAGGACTGGGTGGTCCAAGGGTGGACCAGCAATGGCAAACAGCCCGATTTATGCTCGCTATCTGGGCTGTAATAGTTGCTTTGAGTCAGGTATGATTGTACTAGCTTTGAACACTGTACATATTTGTTCTGGCAGAATTGCAGCATATTGTTCAAGCTGGTTAGATGAAGCCCTTTCTAGGCCATATGTAGGTTGCAGCAATGTACATAGGGCTCGAGGTTTAGGCAGCAGCTCAGCCAGTAGAATCTCTTCTGTTGCCATTTCAGGTTTTTGCCCAGGCTAAGATGTCCAGGCCAGCTGCTCCATGCACTGCACCCGACACTGGTTTATGGACGCTATGTGGCACCATTAACTGGCAGACTGAATGGTTGCTCCTCCCCTAGTGATACACTGtattgctaaaagtattcactcattcatccaaatcattgaatttaggtgcTCTAATCACTTCacaatgggtttccatggccgagcagttgcatccaagccttacatcagcAGGCGCAATGCAAAGTCTTGAATGCAGGGGTGTAATGCACCGCCACTAGACTCTAGagtagtggagacgtgttctctggagtgacaaatcatgcttctccatctggcaagcCGATGGATGAGCCTGGGTACTtggaatggtacttgtctgactgcattgtgccaagtgtaaagtttggtggaggggggattatggtgtgggtttgtttttcaggagttgggctcggccactTGGTTCCAGTGAAATGAACTCTTTTACTACTTCAGCAACCAAGAGATTGTGGACAAAGCACAACTGAGGTTATGAAATGACATGTGCAGCTTTAAAACATCCCAGACCAATAATCACATTGTCATTATGAGCTAAAACCAAAGTTGGCTTTGCAAGCAAAGGCACGGGTATAAAAAGTCTCTTAATTGGCACGATTGGCTGAAGTGTTGCAGCACTTCACCAAGAAACTAAACTAGCTGCAAACATGGCAGTTATCTTCTTGTCACGCAGTCAATGGGGAAGTCGGACTCCACTTCCGAGAATGCTCGGGAGGATCATGTGATCTTCCCCCACACCTGTCAGCGATCACAGTCACTGGAATTCTAATGTCGTGcacctgtttctttctttataagCTGGGACTTTTCTTGGActctttgtgaggtattgttcCCATGCAATTATTGAGTGGTATAGCTATAGTGTATTTCCTGTGTATTGACTTCTCACTATTCCTGACCCggttttgtgtattgttttgccCTTGTGTACCTCTGCCTGCCTGGACTGATTTGTGTCACGACTTTGGATTGAACTTGGACTTGGATATATGTTTTCTCCCTCTGGGGATTCTCCTGATTACCTCAGGTAATAAATCTCTTCCCCTTTTACCTGCGAGCGTCTGCGATTCTGTTCACACGTTACAGAATACCTCGCCAACCGTGTAGATGGTGGAAGGGGATGTTTTTCGAAGGGTACTTACGGAACAGGGTCAACTTCTGGGACAACATCAGCAGGTACTCTCAGGAGTAACAAGTTCACTGGAGTCCCTAACTAACCAACAAGCAGTACAGCAAGCTCAGTTGGTACAGCTTGTAGACAGCATCAAGGAAATGACCAGCCAGCTTCGGGGAATGCGGCCGACAGATTCAACACCCAGGACGGCTCCCGTTAACCCAGTGACAACGCCGACCCTAACAACGTTTCCGGTTAGTAAACCTGATAAATTCACAGGCAATCCTGATCTATGCAGAGGTTTTTTGTTGCAATGCTCAGTTTTTTTTGACAATTCGCCAATAGGGTCAGACCAAGCTAAGATTTATTTCGTGGTGTCCCGATTATCAGAAAAGGCATTAGAATGGGCTACTGCTAGCTGGCCTGCCTTCAATGGATGGACATATGAGTGTTTTTTTGAAGGAGTTTAAACTAGTTTTTGATCACCCCTATGAGGGAAAAGTAAGCGGAGAACTGTTAACCCAACTACATCAGGGCCCACGCTCTGTAGTGGAATACGGGCTGGAATTCAGAACTCTCGCAGCCAGTAGCGGTTGGAATGAGATGGCCCTTCTAGTGATGTTTAGACACGGACTGAACCCGGATGTCCTCAATGAGCTTACCAGTAAGGATGAAGGATTGAGTTTAGATCAACTGATATCACTGGCCATCAAGCTAGATCATTTAATGAACTCCAGAAGGAAGAGGGGGAAGTGCACAAGGCCCACGAGACATATCACATCCTGTTAGAGTTCCCGGGGACATTGAGATTCCGGAACCCATGGTATGTGAATCATCTCGGTTATCACAGGAAGAGAGGCAACACCGTTTTTCccagcatttgtttttttttttttttttttttgtggacaaCCTGGTCACCACATCAGAGACTGTCGCAAGAGAACCTCTCAAAATAAGGCACCGTCCCCGGGAAAGCACGTGGAGTATTCCCACGAAGGGGCTGGTTtctaaatctgtactgctaccTGTTAGGTTGTGCTTTCACCCCAAGGTTGTTGTCGTTTCAGCACTAATCGACTATGGAGCCGAGGGGAACTTCATACATGCTCAGGTAGTGGAGAAACTACACATCCCTGTCAAGAACCTCCGGAATTCCCTAGAAGTTACTGCATTAGATGGAGATCCTGTGGGATTTCAGCCAATCACCCATGTCACCGTCCCTATTGAGACACACGCTAGTGCATTGCATTCTGAGAAGTTATCTTTCCTGATCCTAGATCAAACTTACTTTGACGTGATCCTTGGGCTTCCATGGTTAGAAAAACATAACCCGATCATTTCTTGGACCGATTGTATTGTTGCACAATGGTCGGAGTACTGTTTCAAAAATTGTCTTAAGTCTTCTATCGCCATCAGATCAACCACTATTGAAAGCCCAGACACTGAGTCTCCCTTCGAAATCCCACAGGAATACCTAGATTTAAAGGAGGTGTTTAGTAAGAATGCCACTAAATTACCAGCCCACAGACCCTATGATTGTGCTATAGACTTGGTTTCAGAACCCATACTGCCCAAAGCCAGAGTATATCCCCTAACTCAAGAGGAACAGAAGGCCCTGGATAGCTGTATTGATGAAGCCTTAGATCAGGGCTTTATTCGCCCTTCCACCTCTCCCATAGCCTCTAGTTTCTTTTTTATAAAGAAGGATGGAGGGCTTAGACCGTGTATTGATTACAGGGCTCTTAATCAAATCTCCAAGGCATATCCATATCCTTTATCCTTGGTCCCGGTAGCACTGGAACAACTGCAAGGGGCCCAATACTTCACCAAATTAGACCTCAGCAGCGCGTATAATTTAATTCGGATTAAGGAAGGAGATGAGTGGAAAACCGCCTTTTTGACCACCAGGGGACATTATGAATATTTAGTTATGCCTTTCGGGCTCTCTGTCGCCCCCTCTGTGTTCCAGGCGTTCATTAATGATGTACTGCGAGACATGTTTGATAAATTCGTAATCGCGTATTTTGACATCTTGGTGTATTCACTTTCCTTAGAGAAACATATCCATCACGTTAGAGAGGTGCTTATGAGACTACTACAGAATAACTTGTATCTAAAaggtgaaaaatgtgaatttcattTGCACTCAGTTGCCTTTTTGGGGTATATCATTAGTCAACAGGGGATAGTTATGGACGATCATAAGGTGGAGGCAGTCCTAGATTGGCCGCAACCAACGTCCGTTAAAGAGTTGCAGAAGTTTTTGGGTTTTGCTAATTTCTATCGACGCTTCATTAGGAATTTCAGTGGTATTGCGGCTCCATTGACTTCATTGCTAAAAGGGAACCCTAAAAGAATCAATTGGAATGCTCAGGCAGAAAAGGCCTTCCAAGACCTTAAGAAGGCTTTCACCCAAGCCCCGATACTGGCTCATCCTGATCCTAAGCTGCCTTTTGTAGTAGAAGTAGATGTGTCAGAAACAGGGGTGGGAGCAGTTCTGTCGCAACGGACCGGGTCTAAACTTAAACTACACCCCATAGCATTTTTCTCGCATAAATTATCTCAGATGGAACGAAATTATGGAATAGGAGATAGCCAACAACTCTCTATCAAATTAGCTCTTGAAGAATGGCAACATTGGTTGGAGGGCGCCAATCATCCGTTCACTGTACTTACGGATcataaaaatgtagaatatcTCCGGACAGCTAAAAGGCTCAATTCCAGACAGGCCAGgtggtctttgtttttctcatgCTTTCAATTTAGTATCACCTACAGACCCGGAAGTCGCAACACCAAGGCAGATGCATTGTCCCGGAAATGTCTCAACCAAATCAACCTTGAGCAAGACGAAGATCCTCACCCAATTCTGCCCCCCTGAGGTAAAGATATCATCCATTTGTTGGAGAATAGACAAGGAGattgagaaagctctccccagCATTCGCATACCTGAACAGTGTCCTCCAGATGTACCCCctgccttcagaactgcacTTATCACCTGGGCACACTCTTCATTAACATCAGGACACCCAGGTGAAACACGCACCCAACAACTCCTTATTAATAGGTATTGGTGGGAGGACATGATCAAACATAATTTTGTAGCCTCATGTTCTATTTGTGCCCAATGCAAGACACCTAAATTACTGCCAGTGGGGCGACTTCTACCCCTACCAGTTCCCAACCGGCCATGGTCACACATCACTGTCGATTTCGTAACAGACTTGCCAGTCTCAGATATTCACTACCATAATGACGGTAATTGACAGATTCTCGAAGGGAGTCAGGTTTGTGACGTTCAAAGCCCTTCCCAGTGCCTTTCAGACAGCTGAAGCCCTATTTCAAGTGGTCTTCCAGGTGTATGGAATACCGGAAGATATCGTCTCCGACAGAGGACCCCAATTCACGTCCCAGGTATGGGCAgcgttttttgaacatttgggGGTCTCAATCAGTCTGTCTTCAGGTTATCATCCCGaatcaaatggacaatgtgaAAGGGCTAACCAGGAACTAGGGAAGTTCTTGCGGCTCTTCTGCCATGAAAATCCCAGAGACTGGTCACGCTATTTAATCTGGGCAGAAATGGCACAACTCCCTCATTAGCTCTACGACTGGTATAACCCCTTTTCAGTGTATCCTAGGCTACCAGCCACCTGTTGCACCCTGCACAGGGGTCCGAACCGATGTTCCGGCGGTAGATGAATGGATGAAGAGGAGTGAGCAGGTATGGgaacaaacacactgcagaatAGAAGAGGCTATTCATCGGCAAAAGGTACAGTCGGATAAACACAGGGGTCCGACACCCACCTACAATCCAGGAGATCGAGTGTGGTTGTCCACCAAGAACTTCAGACGTCCTGAGGGGACTTGTAAAAAATTATCTCCCAAATACACTGGACCTTTCAAAATCTTGAAGAGAATCAATGACGTTACTTATAAGCTAGACTTACCCCCAAGGTTCCGTTCATCTAATTCTTTCCATGTTTCTCTGCTCAAACCTGTGGTTACAGGACCATTGGACGAGGCGACACCAGATACTACGCCACCGCCACCGGAGTGGATAGAAGGAACGCCAGTATACGCTGTCCGGAAACTGCTAGATTCCCACAGGCGTGGTGGACTATTGCAGTACCTCGTGGACTGGGAAGGCTACGGTCCAGAGGAAAGGTCCTGGGTACCGGCTAAAGACGTGCTGGATCTGGGTCTCATCCGGGACTTTCACAGTTGGCACCCGGAGAGACCGGCCCCACGTCCACGAGGCCGCCTATGCAAGGGACTGTCCTGCTCCCGGCCGGCTCGTCTGGGGTCTGGGATGCGAGGATCGCAGTCGTTCCAGCATTCTGGCAACTCCAGCTGGGTTCCTGGTCATGTGTCTGGTGGTGGTCGGTGTGGTCGTCCTGGTCGTCCCTGTGGTCAGGTCCGTCAGGACTCTTTGGGGGGGTTTACTGTCACGCAGTCAACGGGGAAGTCGGACACTACTTCCCAGAATGCTTGGGAGGATCATGTGATCTTCCCCCACACCTGTCAGCGATCAGTCACCGGAATTCTAATGTCATGcacctgtttctttctttataagCTGGGACTCTTCTTGGACtctttgcgaggtattgttccCATGCAATTACTGAGCGGTATATCTATAGTGTATTTCCTGTGTATTGACTTCACGCTATTCCTGACCCggttttgtgtattgttttgccCTTGTGTACCTCTGCCTGCCTGGACTGATTTGTGTCACGACTTTGGATTGAACTTGGACTTGGATATATGTTTTCTCCCTCTGGGGATTCTCCTGATTACCTCAGGTAATAAATCTCTTCCCCTTTTACCTGCAAGCGTCTGCGATTCTGTTCACACGTTACACGTCTCTAATCTGtgttaaaattgaaatattAACAGCTAAGCAGCAGgtcaaattagcaaaaatgaaaataagcttGCTGTGTATTATATTAGATACCATGTGTCATTTTATTGTATGACCATAACACTGTCTctaagacaaaagaaaacatatgataaatatatatatatatatatatgtgagagAGACTGTATGTGGGcctaataaaacaaaacaaaaaaaaaaaaagcagtaaaacttttttttttctttaattacattttgtttatcaggTGGAAGAAATTATACATCATAGATTCATTTATTATTGGCTTCACAGATTCACAGATATACAGTGCTATTGTGCCATGCCAGGCGCCAAATacttgaaaaaaagagaaaaaagtaaagttCAGGTACAGCAGATGTAAGTTTTCAAATTTCCAAGGTCTGAAACCTGGCTGTTTAGCAGTGGAAACCTTGACTTTCTTTCTTATGCTGTGCAATGCCAGACCTTGAATACtctgaaaaaaggaaattacCTAATTAAGATGTAATTCTAGAATAAATTTCAGTTTTGTTGCACTGCTTTGAGTTGTACATTTTCACTAATTGCCGTCGTATCTGGGTCATTTTTAACCCATATATGATGGGGTTTAGAAGAGGAGGCACAACAAGAAATTCTATTCCCAAGATGTTGCGCAGAGCTTGCAATTCCTGACCTTTGCCATAGCGCGCACACATAAGATCTAATAACAGAGAAATGGTGAAGTTCATGAGGGTGATTAAATGAGGAATGCAAGTCTGCATGAATTTAACTCACTCCGTCTTGGACTTCATAGATGCTCTGACGATGCGAATATATGAAATAATGATGAACACAGCTTGAAAAACATGAGCAAATATTACAATGTATCCATAAACATTGTTCACAGTGACATCTGTGCAGGAAAGCTTAACAACATCCCAGTTAAAGCAGTAAAGCTTGTCAATGTCATTACCACATAAGCGTAGCTGGCTTGTTTGTGCAGTCCCAACAGATGTTTCTAGTATGGAGAAGAACCAGATAAAAACCAGCAAATTTACCACCTTCTGGTGTGTCATAATGTTGTGATATTCCAAAGGCTTACAAATGGCTACATATCGGTCATATGCCATAGCTGTTAAACATGTAAGTTCACAGAAAATATAACAGTGAATTATGTATATTTGTATCAGACACCCTGTATATGAAATAACATGAGAGTCTGAAAAAAGATCAGCAAGAATCTTTGGATAGAAAGCAGAAGCACCACATATTCCATTCACATACAAATTGCAGATAAACAGATACATGGGCTCATGAAGTGTTTTGCTCAgaataattgtaataattagTATTAAATTTACAAACAGCGTCACAATATAGACAACAAGGCcaaatgaaaagtaaatgtgtttgtttgtctttgagTCATTCAGTCCATGAAGCACGAACATGAACTCTCTGGAGAAATTTTCCATCACTTCTCAGtacattttgatataaaaacaacaggaaaaaatctttaaaatggtCACCCTCACTAAACCAAACTAAATCAAAATACCAGAATGGTTCATAACCTTCTTTTGTGTGGGTTCCCTTACTGGCTTAAAATGTTCACAATCAGCTATTTAGCAACTAAGCAAACATGTTGAACATCCTTTAGCCAGTGACTCTATGCCTGGCTTTTCTTACATATATACAGATATTTGAAGACTAACACGTGATGTTTACAAATGAGAAAGTAGGGAAAACTCCTTAAAGACACAGTATCCTGTATCCTAAACAACTCACCAAGTGACTTTACATCTATGATACATCAGTTTCCTATGTGAATTAACAAGGATATTGTCTTCTCAATAGCGTGTACACTTACAAACAAATTTTCATGGTGAAGTTGCAACttttatatcattaaaaataagttttgttttatttatcattttgaggAAGTAAATCAAAAACTGACTTTTGCTAAATTttcatacatatttatttatcgctgttgtctgaagaaaacctttacaggagaagcacaaaacctactttatttttaatgtaagtcattggaACATTTCAAGTCATATTGTGTCATTTCATTTGGTACATTCATCATAAAAGTTACATAGAATGTAAAGGTAAcaggtatttaaaaaaaaaatggtaaaaatggagatacatggttttcttccgacaacagtgatgtgcAACATACACATATGTGTGCCAACATTTATTTAGGTTACAAATGATTCTTATTCCCAATCAATATTTTAATTGCAAACATATAAAGTCATTTGCTCTAACACTTTGCACTATTAAAATAAGGTTTTTGTCTACAGCAAATATTGTTTAATTTGCTTGGATGATGCCTGTGGAATTTTATTTTCAAACAGTGCCACACTTTTCCAGTAGATTTATCCTCACGACTCAACTAGGCCAGCGGTCCAATTCCAAATTGACTAGGCCTACTCCCCAGAAATCTCTCCTCAAGAGCAGATGGGGTCCACTAGTGAGTGGTTAATGGTGGTTGAGTATCTCACTGGGAATCTGTTTCATTGCTTACAGAACAAAACTTCCCTGTCTTTGATGAACTGAGGATACAACATATTCAGCAGCTGATACATTTAAGTTGCTGATGACCTGTGTATGCCTGTGGAATTTGAGCTGTTATTCAGCACACCATGCCAAAATGTTAAGAGCATCCAATTATCTATGCTTCCTGTACCCAACAGAATGTTAATATTCTCATATAGAAAAGGAAGCTCCCAGCCTGATATTTGAAGTGATATTATTATATCGTTTTGTCATCCTATGTTCTCTGCTGAGCAACCTTCAAAAACCTTCTGGGCAGCCTGCTAGGCCACCTTCAGCCACTAGGAAGGGCTGGAGAGCCAGGATTGAGTAATTAGGGCTAAGTGATAGCAGCTGTGGGCACCCCACTTAAGGGATGCTCACATGCTCCTGTGTGCAGGGCGCTCTAGCTTGGTTGGTAATTTTAGTATTTGTCTCAAGGTTTGAGTCTTTACTTTTTTCCTAGTTCTCAAGCATAGATATAAAAAGCGGGGGTAAAGGGATCTTGTGAGTATTCCTCACTCTCTGTGTTTAGGGCTAGTTGAGAGAAACCCAAAAAGGGAGGTTTTGAGGGTTCTTAGTCTGGTTCATTCTTGTAAGCCTTTAAGTTTGCACAGCCATTATGCCTTTGGTGGTACGCACCTGGTAATGCAATGATTGAGGGTTCAATCCCAAGTCCCTGGGGCCAGTCCATTTTTCCCCTTTTACTTAATTCCTTGTCTTATTTGTTTTTCCAAGTTCTTAGTTCGGAGTTTTATTTTTCGTAGTTGCATAGTTCCCCTGCTTATTGGTTGCTCTGTGCTTGAGGCCATCCTCTGTTTGCCAGGTGGAAAACCTTAGCATAAGGGTTGTGAGTTTGATTCTCGCTCAGGGTGAAACCCCTGGTGTATAACAATTGCCAGGGAGTTGGTCCTTTTGTTTAGTTGCATATTAATTCCCAGGAGAATATTTGTAGGTGCAGGATCTCTGGTGCAAGTGGACCTCACCAGCACATCCCATAAATGCTTGATTGGGCCAAACGTGCAGGCCACATAATTTGTCAGAACTCTCCAGAATGCTTGTCAAACCAATATTAGACAACTTGGGACAAATGGCAGGGTGCAATTTGAATATCCCATAATTGTGCTGGTTACTTGAAGTCCATGAAGGGCTGCAAATAGTTACAAAGCAGTGAAATGGTCAACGATGTTTTCAGGTGGACCAGTGGACACAAACCATGCACTGACACTGTGGTAATGCCTTTTACGATGTATTCCCAGTACACATGACACTGTGGATCAAAGAATGTTAAACGCCCGTAGATATGGAAGTTCTCATACCACTATCATGACTGGTTTGAACTCTGATAATTCACGTTGTTTTGCCATGAACACGCTAGCCAGTGCTCAACTTCATTCACAAGGTCAACACAAGTGTGGGCGTTCCAAGTCATCCCCTGGGGTAAAGCCACTTTGTAATCAATTTGCATACTGCTATACCATTACTTTTGCCATGTCAGTATAATCTGCTGAATCCACCACTCTCTTAAAAAGAACAGCACTCCACTGACTAGGTTAGAACCATACTGAATTGCTAGTATCCCTGAAATCGTTTGCTGCTCACAAGTTGCTGCAATACAGTGAGGGTGCAATATACTGAGAAGGTGGCCAGCCTAATAAACACAAATCCATCA encodes:
- the LOC108414497 gene encoding olfactory receptor 10A3-like; this translates as MENFSKEFVFVLHGLNDSKTNKHIYFAFGLVIYIVTLFVNFTLIITIILSKTLHEPMYLFICNLYVNGICGASAFYPKILADLFSDSHVISYTGCLIQIYIIYCYIFCELTCLTAMAYDRYVAICKPLEYHNIMTHQKVVNLLVFIWFFSILEISVGTALTSQLRLCGNDIDKLYCFNWDVVKLSCTDVTVNNVYGYIVIFTHVFQAVLIIISYIRIVRASMKSKTERVKFMQTCIPHLITLMNFTISLLLDLMCARYGKGQELQALRNILGIEFLVVPPLLNPIIYGLKMTQIRRQLVKMYNHRLKAVQQN